In Bacteroidia bacterium, a genomic segment contains:
- the mazG gene encoding nucleoside triphosphate pyrophosphohydrolase — protein MDHLTNFQRLTEIVEELREKCPWDRKQTKESLRHLTIEETYELADAVLKDDYAEIKAELGDLMLHVLFYSSLAAEKGKFTLGEMIQGQIDKLIRRHPHVYGDLQGATEEQVRQNWEQIKAKERENSGKKESSALDGVPESLPSLIKAQRMQEKASLVGFDWDNKEQVWAKVEEEIGEMQAAETADALEDEMGDLLFALVNYCRFSGINAEDALARTNRKFQYRFTHIERRAREIGKTLPEMSLEEMDVFWEEAKKP, from the coding sequence ATGGACCATCTTACAAACTTCCAGCGCCTGACCGAAATTGTCGAAGAACTTCGCGAAAAATGTCCATGGGACCGAAAACAGACCAAGGAAAGCCTTCGCCATTTGACGATCGAGGAGACTTACGAATTGGCGGATGCCGTGCTGAAAGACGACTACGCCGAGATCAAAGCCGAGTTGGGGGATCTGATGTTGCACGTATTATTTTATTCGAGCCTGGCGGCAGAGAAAGGCAAATTTACCCTTGGGGAGATGATTCAGGGCCAGATCGACAAACTGATTCGCCGCCATCCGCATGTGTATGGTGACTTGCAGGGTGCGACAGAGGAGCAGGTGCGGCAAAACTGGGAGCAGATCAAAGCCAAAGAGCGGGAGAACTCAGGGAAAAAGGAAAGTTCGGCCCTCGACGGTGTGCCTGAAAGTTTGCCTTCGCTGATCAAAGCGCAGCGGATGCAGGAGAAAGCCTCGCTGGTGGGTTTTGACTGGGACAATAAGGAGCAGGTATGGGCAAAGGTGGAGGAAGAAATCGGCGAAATGCAGGCCGCTGAAACCGCCGACGCGTTGGAAGACGAAATGGGCGATTTGTTATTTGCTCTGGTCAATTATTGCCGGTTTTCAGGCATAAATGCCGAAGACGCCCTGGCGCGCACCAACCGCAAGTTTCAGTACAGGTTTACCCACATCGAACGCCGCGCCCGT
- a CDS encoding MbnP family protein — translation MKNLRPTVLLIFIASVLIACQSCREDPPPKPDPGIGLLELNIVPRVGGQLFQKNDDYFNADGRKFEFHTAKIFISDLTLYRSDGWDTVIHSPQTNFEVMLFNFGEDEIRKTSHGEGLFKFFTVPAGDYDGAKISFGVPPRYNHTDPLSYPSNNPLSPGYNMHESTSLGYAFVHLAGNIDSSPNKTGTLLDVPFEYFIGGDDLFNTLTYRGGDYAFTVPKNAELQYTIEIDLNRLFYTQSDTVDMVRDHVPDLSSNPALSAKIMNNFIQGAIYKPPF, via the coding sequence ATGAAAAACCTCCGGCCTACCGTTTTGTTAATCTTTATCGCTTCTGTACTGATCGCCTGCCAAAGCTGCAGGGAAGATCCGCCACCAAAACCTGACCCCGGGATCGGGCTTCTCGAACTAAATATCGTGCCTCGGGTTGGCGGACAACTTTTCCAGAAAAATGATGATTACTTCAACGCCGATGGCCGGAAGTTTGAATTTCATACAGCCAAAATTTTTATCTCCGACCTGACACTATACAGGTCCGACGGCTGGGATACAGTCATCCATTCACCGCAGACCAACTTTGAAGTGATGTTGTTCAATTTTGGGGAAGATGAAATACGCAAAACTTCTCACGGAGAAGGGCTTTTTAAATTTTTTACAGTACCTGCAGGCGACTACGACGGCGCAAAAATCAGCTTCGGCGTGCCCCCGCGCTACAACCATACGGATCCCCTCTCCTACCCTTCCAACAATCCGCTGAGTCCCGGCTACAATATGCACGAAAGTACCAGCCTGGGGTACGCTTTTGTTCATCTCGCCGGCAATATTGACAGCAGTCCCAACAAAACGGGTACACTGCTGGACGTTCCGTTTGAGTATTTTATCGGAGGAGATGATTTGTTTAATACACTTACTTATCGGGGGGGAGACTATGCGTTTACAGTTCCCAAAAACGCAGAACTCCAATACACCATCGAAATAGACCTCAACCGTTTGTTTTATACCCAGTCCGACACGGTAGATATGGTACGTGATCATGTGCCAGATCTTTCGTCCAACCCAGCGTTATCAGCAAAGATCATGAATAATTTTATTCAGGGAGCGATTTATAAGCCGCCGTTTTGA
- a CDS encoding J domain-containing protein, translating into MEYKDYYKILGIGKTATEEEIRKAFKKLALKYHPDKNPGNTAAEDMFKQINEAKEVLVNAENRFLYDQLGERFKQSQRMKQQPKPSARNPMPDIEDADLNMGFGRFFEEIFGGGNSRRGKDQQANVKITLEEAYRGMSDVLGFEGKKLRIHIKPGIKDQQVLRLKGQGELSKKGGDPGDLYMTVIIKPHSMFTRKENDLYTSVNVDLYTAVLGKKVPVQTMKGQMFMSVPKGTQQGEVLKLRDLGMPDYENPQVFGNLYVTVNVKIPKTLSPQERDLFEQLDRMKKR; encoded by the coding sequence ATGGAGTATAAAGATTACTACAAGATTCTTGGAATAGGAAAGACTGCTACTGAGGAGGAAATCAGAAAAGCTTTCAAAAAACTGGCACTCAAATATCATCCGGATAAAAATCCCGGCAATACTGCTGCGGAGGATATGTTTAAACAGATCAATGAGGCGAAAGAGGTGCTCGTCAATGCTGAAAACCGGTTTCTCTATGACCAGCTGGGGGAGCGTTTTAAACAATCTCAGCGGATGAAACAACAACCCAAACCTTCTGCACGCAACCCGATGCCGGATATTGAAGATGCCGATCTGAATATGGGTTTCGGGCGGTTTTTTGAAGAAATTTTTGGCGGGGGAAATAGTCGCCGCGGAAAAGATCAGCAGGCGAATGTGAAAATAACGCTCGAAGAAGCCTATCGCGGTATGTCGGATGTATTGGGTTTTGAAGGGAAAAAATTGCGGATTCATATCAAACCTGGTATCAAAGATCAACAGGTGCTGCGGCTCAAGGGGCAGGGCGAACTTTCTAAAAAAGGGGGAGACCCCGGCGATTTGTATATGACGGTCATCATTAAACCTCACAGTATGTTTACCAGAAAGGAAAATGATCTCTACACATCGGTAAATGTCGATCTTTATACAGCCGTGTTAGGTAAAAAAGTGCCTGTGCAGACGATGAAAGGGCAGATGTTTATGTCTGTTCCCAAAGGCACCCAGCAGGGCGAAGTGTTGAAACTCCGTGATCTGGGTATGCCTGATTATGAAAATCCACAGGTATTTGGCAATCTCTATGTGACAGTCAATGTAAAAATCCCCAAAACGCTCTCTCCGCAGGAGCGGGATTTGTTTGAGCAACTGGATCGGATGAAAAAAAGGTAA
- a CDS encoding T9SS type A sorting domain-containing protein: MTYRLSALFILVFTLSSPCLGQPSTFTKIFGDSQVPEQATAVVQLPSGSIFLAGAAGSDSIGGFDIVVSKLSPEGNLIWQKSYGTPEPDYANGLLLYDEDHLVITGSRTETSAGAFRKVAFLMAIDTTGKEIWVHDYPDSTGNTYFKTVEKASDGGLIACGFISGANNISNDSYILKTDATGHPQWVGEYQDSLGDVAHAARNLPDGGYVVAGDQEQPSGKYNMYITRLDSLGKRVWKKTIANGNNGGAQNVIVTASGNYLITGESTPDTTILYFDIYLVMVDPSGQVLWDSYIGDPFAEAGFKIFESESQTFTVCGYGYNFANLSTDMIVVRTDSMGKETDRSYYGTASIDQGFDIVPSTFGGFLAAGFSSAGGDDQYMLVYDQFPPVNTNGLNEEYFHQLQIFPNPAVRGGYIYIESDFPIDGLTITDVQGRAVWTKEFEGIEQQIEVPEYISPGVYLIRATIQNSIHFGKLWIR; encoded by the coding sequence ATGACTTACAGACTTTCAGCACTTTTCATTCTGGTTTTTACGCTTTCATCACCCTGCCTGGGACAGCCTTCCACATTCACAAAAATCTTTGGTGACAGCCAGGTTCCAGAACAGGCAACAGCCGTTGTACAGCTTCCATCAGGCTCTATTTTTCTCGCCGGGGCTGCAGGATCTGACTCCATTGGCGGATTTGACATTGTGGTCAGCAAACTTTCACCAGAAGGAAATCTTATCTGGCAAAAATCGTATGGCACCCCAGAGCCAGATTACGCCAATGGACTTTTGCTGTATGACGAGGATCATCTCGTTATCACGGGAAGCCGTACAGAAACAAGTGCAGGCGCCTTCCGGAAAGTCGCCTTTCTGATGGCTATAGACACTACAGGAAAGGAGATATGGGTACACGATTATCCGGATAGTACCGGCAATACGTACTTCAAAACGGTAGAAAAAGCATCCGATGGCGGCCTGATTGCCTGTGGTTTTATTTCAGGAGCCAACAACATAAGCAATGATTCCTACATCCTGAAAACCGATGCGACCGGCCATCCACAATGGGTAGGAGAATACCAGGATTCCCTTGGAGATGTAGCACATGCAGCCCGAAACCTTCCAGATGGAGGGTATGTAGTGGCAGGAGACCAGGAGCAGCCCTCGGGAAAATACAATATGTACATCACCAGGCTCGATTCGCTCGGGAAACGCGTCTGGAAAAAAACGATAGCCAACGGCAACAACGGAGGTGCTCAGAATGTCATAGTGACCGCTAGTGGGAATTATCTGATTACCGGAGAATCCACCCCGGATACTACAATACTTTATTTTGATATTTACCTTGTGATGGTTGATCCGTCGGGGCAAGTCTTATGGGATTCCTATATTGGTGACCCATTTGCTGAGGCAGGATTTAAGATATTTGAATCAGAGAGCCAAACATTTACGGTATGCGGTTATGGTTACAATTTTGCCAACCTGTCCACAGATATGATTGTGGTGCGAACAGACAGTATGGGAAAAGAAACTGACAGAAGTTATTACGGAACTGCGAGCATTGATCAGGGATTTGATATAGTCCCATCCACATTTGGCGGATTTTTAGCTGCGGGGTTCTCATCAGCAGGCGGCGATGATCAGTATATGCTTGTTTATGATCAGTTTCCGCCCGTAAACACCAACGGTTTGAACGAGGAATATTTTCATCAATTACAGATTTTTCCCAATCCGGCGGTGCGGGGAGGGTATATATATATTGAGTCAGATTTTCCGATCGACGGACTGACGATAACCGATGTGCAGGGAAGAGCCGTTTGGACTAAAGAATTTGAGGGAATTGAGCAGCAGATCGAAGTTCCCGAATATATTTCCCCAGGAGTTTACCTTATCCGTGCGACGATACAGAATAGCATTCATTTTGGGAAATTATGGATAAGATAA
- a CDS encoding PKD domain-containing protein yields the protein MKRIFVLWGFALTIVSSFAQPVFQMSDYAAVGDSFVMSATQLNLTGLDFAQAGAGVSWDYSSLVGTGQDVVGFIDPDNAGYRTAWIANCIVTTGGIFTCSPKWNNITNLAVRETDDSNPGLLNLLPVGVSNIVTHYNNSNNYLQETLLGISVGSGGLSLPFPLDYTIPDTIFRFPINYQDVDSSASAFSLDLNPFGVDFVYSSSQKRINTVEGWGSLITPYDTFTSTLKIRTVIYHNDSISTQGNTLPGNITTEVVYSWLDPGTGYPVLRATGLLAAGVEVITNVRFLDSVRCYDPVAFFLATPIPVIADPSSGQATVNFTNLSQNADQFSWDFGDGGTAISPNPSHNFIGAGVYPVQLIACNSVCDPLRCDTIEIPVIVIDTAQIAANFFPSSITTCEGDSVTFSNFSVNADQYLWNFGDGTTSVLEEPTHAWQTTGTYTVTLIASGSGLSDTLSRAVTVNMVPVAFAGNDTSINLGQSVQLVASGGNNNAIYAWNFDLTLSCLLCANPVATPTVSTEYVISVQNNCGTSTDTVKVTVNPTGTGIEAEHLITRTFKVFPNPARDFITIERTQDVPNRSAFVWLLYDAEGHMVAQGKTSTRKTEVSISRFPEGLYLLQVLSKGDSGFFRVIKR from the coding sequence ATGAAAAGAATTTTCGTTTTGTGGGGATTTGCGCTGACAATCGTATCTTCTTTTGCGCAACCCGTATTTCAGATGTCTGATTATGCGGCTGTAGGCGACTCTTTTGTGATGAGTGCCACACAGTTAAATCTCACCGGACTGGATTTTGCTCAGGCAGGTGCCGGCGTATCCTGGGATTACAGTTCGCTTGTGGGGACAGGGCAGGATGTGGTTGGTTTTATAGATCCTGACAATGCCGGGTATCGGACCGCGTGGATTGCCAATTGTATTGTAACTACCGGCGGGATATTTACCTGTTCGCCCAAATGGAATAATATTACCAATCTTGCGGTAAGGGAAACCGATGACAGCAATCCCGGCCTTCTGAATCTCTTGCCGGTGGGGGTGTCAAATATCGTTACTCATTATAATAACAGCAATAATTACCTTCAGGAGACTTTGCTCGGTATCAGCGTTGGCTCAGGCGGACTTTCGTTGCCTTTCCCATTGGATTATACGATTCCCGACACGATATTCCGTTTCCCAATTAATTATCAGGATGTTGATAGTTCTGCAAGTGCGTTTTCTCTGGATCTTAACCCCTTTGGCGTCGATTTTGTCTATTCCAGTTCGCAGAAAAGAATCAATACGGTGGAAGGCTGGGGCAGTTTGATTACCCCTTACGACACTTTTACTTCTACCCTGAAAATACGCACCGTCATTTATCATAATGACTCCATTTCAACTCAGGGAAATACTCTGCCGGGAAACATTACTACAGAGGTTGTGTACTCCTGGCTGGATCCGGGAACCGGTTACCCGGTATTGCGGGCGACGGGATTGTTGGCAGCAGGGGTGGAGGTGATTACCAATGTTCGTTTTCTTGATTCGGTCAGATGTTATGATCCTGTGGCATTTTTTCTGGCGACGCCCATTCCCGTGATTGCTGATCCCTCGTCAGGGCAGGCTACCGTAAATTTTACGAACCTGAGCCAGAATGCCGACCAGTTTTCCTGGGATTTTGGCGATGGCGGAACTGCTATTTCCCCGAACCCTTCGCATAATTTTATTGGGGCGGGGGTGTATCCTGTTCAACTTATCGCCTGTAACTCGGTGTGTGATCCGCTTCGTTGCGATACGATTGAGATACCGGTAATTGTGATTGATACGGCGCAGATTGCTGCGAATTTTTTCCCTTCTTCTATTACCACCTGTGAGGGGGACTCGGTTACCTTCTCCAATTTTTCTGTCAATGCTGATCAGTATTTGTGGAACTTTGGCGATGGGACAACCTCTGTGTTGGAAGAGCCAACCCATGCCTGGCAGACAACAGGGACGTACACTGTAACGTTGATTGCCAGTGGTTCGGGGTTGTCTGACACACTTTCGCGCGCGGTTACCGTGAATATGGTTCCAGTGGCTTTTGCAGGTAATGATACGAGTATCAATCTGGGACAAAGCGTACAACTGGTTGCCAGTGGCGGTAATAATAATGCTATCTATGCCTGGAACTTTGACCTCACGCTCAGTTGTCTGCTTTGTGCCAATCCTGTCGCAACCCCTACTGTGTCAACAGAATATGTAATTTCAGTGCAGAACAATTGTGGCACATCTACAGATACCGTGAAGGTGACTGTCAATCCGACCGGGACAGGCATTGAAGCCGAGCATCTGATTACCCGCACGTTCAAAGTATTTCCCAACCCAGCGAGAGACTTTATCACGATAGAGCGGACGCAGGATGTGCCAAACCGTTCTGCGTTTGTGTGGTTGTTGTATGATGCAGAGGGACATATGGTCGCACAGGGGAAAACCTCGACCCGGAAAACGGAAGTATCAATTTCACGCTTTCCCGAAGGACTGTATCTGCTTCAGGTGCTTTCTAAGGGAGATTCCGGATTTTTTCGGGTGATAAAGCGTTAG
- a CDS encoding vanadium-dependent haloperoxidase produces MNRILPLLTIMILLAGGCSTTADQNKNAGQAWEGNRAYTWGKVSLEATARDTDRFKPRPTVTSRILGLIWTSVFDAWSMYDEKATPMYLTGVDRRPESERTLSNKEIAISYAAYRTMLEYYWADSTYFRETMVEMGLDPDDDSMDPSTPAGIGNLAAKAVIEARKNDGSNQYGDHSGSDGTAYSDYTGYSPVNDADNLKDINRWQPKYFSDGKGGQYAPGCLTPHWDKVKPIALETGAQLRPGPPPMVGSAQLAAEVKEVIDLQANLTNEQKALVEFMRDGPKSVQQAGHWLIFAQKVSVRDHHNLDQDVQMYFLVAATAMDAFIAAWDSKMYYDFARPYALVHNYYQTQVIKAWGGPETGMTEMPGNQWRPYSPETFLCPPFPSYVSGHSCVSGACSEALRMFTGSDIFGDSVRLAPGALTEPEHIADSVTIHFPTFTETANMAGMSRVLGGYHIQADNVAGLELGRGVAAVVYEKFKKHTGQ; encoded by the coding sequence ATGAATAGAATCTTACCACTACTTACGATTATGATTTTATTGGCCGGTGGTTGCAGTACAACTGCCGATCAAAATAAAAATGCCGGTCAGGCATGGGAAGGAAATCGCGCTTACACATGGGGGAAAGTCTCTCTGGAAGCTACAGCGAGAGATACAGATCGGTTTAAACCGCGTCCTACCGTCACTTCTCGTATTCTGGGTTTGATATGGACATCGGTTTTTGACGCATGGTCAATGTATGATGAAAAGGCTACCCCTATGTATCTTACCGGTGTTGACCGTCGTCCGGAGTCGGAGCGAACCCTTTCAAACAAGGAAATTGCCATAAGCTATGCTGCCTACCGCACGATGCTCGAATACTATTGGGCCGACTCTACGTATTTCAGAGAAACGATGGTGGAGATGGGGCTGGATCCGGATGACGATTCTATGGATCCTTCAACCCCCGCTGGCATCGGGAATCTGGCCGCCAAAGCAGTGATTGAAGCCCGCAAAAATGATGGTTCCAACCAATATGGCGATCATAGTGGTTCTGATGGCACTGCCTACTCTGATTATACGGGATATAGTCCGGTGAATGACGCTGATAATCTTAAAGATATCAATCGCTGGCAGCCCAAGTACTTTTCTGACGGAAAAGGTGGCCAATATGCCCCCGGTTGTCTTACCCCCCACTGGGACAAAGTAAAACCCATTGCATTGGAAACCGGCGCTCAACTACGTCCAGGCCCCCCACCGATGGTAGGGTCAGCTCAGTTGGCTGCTGAGGTGAAAGAAGTCATTGACCTTCAGGCCAACCTCACCAATGAGCAAAAAGCCTTGGTAGAGTTTATGCGTGACGGACCCAAATCTGTACAGCAGGCGGGGCACTGGCTGATTTTTGCCCAAAAAGTTTCGGTCCGCGATCATCACAATCTGGATCAGGATGTGCAAATGTATTTTCTTGTAGCAGCAACTGCCATGGATGCATTTATTGCTGCATGGGATTCCAAAATGTATTATGACTTTGCCCGGCCTTATGCATTGGTTCATAATTATTACCAGACTCAGGTGATCAAAGCGTGGGGAGGACCAGAGACCGGAATGACTGAAATGCCAGGCAATCAGTGGAGGCCCTATTCCCCTGAAACATTTCTATGTCCACCGTTTCCCAGCTATGTTTCCGGGCACAGCTGTGTCAGCGGCGCTTGCAGTGAAGCTTTGCGGATGTTTACCGGTAGCGATATATTTGGCGACTCTGTACGGCTGGCTCCAGGAGCATTGACCGAACCTGAACATATAGCAGATTCTGTTACCATTCATTTCCCAACGTTTACTGAAACCGCAAATATGGCTGGTATGTCCCGGGTTTTGGGGGGGTATCATATCCAGGCAGATAATGTGGCCGGACTGGAATTGGGGAGGGGAGTTGCGGCAGTTGTCTATGAAAAATTCAAAAAACATACCGGTCAGTAG